The Ramlibacter algicola genome segment TTGGCGCCCAGTTCGCGGTAGCCGAATTGGCTGGGCACCAGGCGCACGCCGTAGATGTCGCGGGCCGGCACGCCGGCCGCGCGGCACAGGCCGACGAACAACGCGTTGATGTCGGCGCACTTGCCGCTCAGGTTGCCGGTCTCCAGCATGGCCTTGATGTCGCCTTCGCCGCAGCCCTTCACCTTGGGTTCGCGGTAGGTGCTGACGATCACCCAGTCGTAGATGCGCTGCACCTTCTCGCGGTCGTTGCGCGAGCCCAGCACGATCTGCTTCGCGATCTTGCGCACGATGCCGTCGGTGGTGATCAGCTCGCTCGGCTCCAGCCAGCGGCGCAGGTCCGCGGGATCCGCCGCCGGGCCGGCATCGCGCGACTGCCAGTCGACGGCGCGGTCCTGCGTCTCGACGCGGCTGGTCAGCACGACGCTGGGCTCGGGTGTGGTCTTGTCGAAGCGCGCGACCAGCACCTTGGCGCCGGTCTGGCCGTCGGCGCCCAGCTTCACGTCGCCGCCGTTGGACGTCCAGCTGACGTCGCGCGTGCGTTGCCACGGCGTGTCCAGCGACGGCACCGGCACCCAGACCAGCGACTCGCCCTTGGGCTGGCGCAGGGTCACGGTGGTCACGACGTCGAAGGTGCGCCAGCCGCTGGGCTGCGGCGCAAAGCGGCGTGCGGCTTCCTGGGCATGCAGCGAAGGCAGCGCGCCGGCGACGAGGGAGGCGGACGCGGCCTGGACGAGGGCGCGGCGGGAGAGGGTGGGACGCATGGGCAGGGTTCCGGAGAGAGGCGCCGGCCTGGTGGCCTGGGCAAGGGGCGATTGTAGGAAAGCGGGGGCATCCGCGCTGCCACCCCGTCATTCCCGCGGAGGCGGGAATCCATCGCTTCCGTCTCCTTCGAGCTGCGCGCTGAAAGCGATGGGTCCCCGCCTCCGCGGGAACGACGAAGAGGGGTCAGGCCGCGCTGCGCGCCTTCACCGCCACGAGTGCCGTCTCCAGCGCACCGATGTCCGGCGGCTTGGCCAGGTGGGTGTCGAACCCGGCCTCCGCCGCCCGCCCGCGGGCCACGTGATCCGCGTAGCCCGACAGCGCGATCAGGTACACGCCGTCCAGGTCGGATTCGGCCCGCAGCGCGCGACCGACGTCGTAGCCGCTCAGCGTGCCGGGCAGGCCGATGTCGCTGATCACCACGTCGGGCCGCAACCGCCGCGCCAGGTCGATGCCGCTCGCGCCGTCGTACGCCAGCTGCACCTCGTGGCCGCCCAGCTGCAGCAATTCGCCCAGCGTGTTGGCGGCGTCCTGGTTGTCCTCGATCACCAGGATGCGCAGCGGTTCGCTGCCCGCACGCCCCAACGGTGCCGGGCGCGAGGCGCGCTCGGCGCGCGCCAGCGGCAGCGTGATGGTGAAGCGCGCGCCGCGTCCGCTGCCGTCGCTTTCCGCCAGCACGCCGCCGCCGTGCAGCTCGACCAGGCCCTTGGTCAGCGCCAGGCCCAGGCCCAGCCCGCCCTTGCTGCGCGCGATGTCCTGCGCCGCCTGCGCGAACGGGTCGAACAGCCGCACCAGCAACTCGGGCTCGATGCCGATGCCGGTGTCGCTGACGCCGATGCGCACCGTGTTGGTCGCCCTGTCGGCCGAACACTCGACGCGCACCTGGCCCGGCCCATTGCTGAAGCGCGCCGCATTGGTCAGCAGGTTGCCGACCATCTGCGCAATGCGCACCGGGTCCCCTTCCACCCAGGTCGCCTCGTCGCAGCCTGTCACGTGCAGTTGCTGCTGCGCAGCCGCCAGCGTCGCGCGGTAGTCGTCGGCGGTGTTGCAGACGATGTCGCTGAGGTCGCACGGCTCCTTGCGCAGCGTGAGCTTGCCGCGCGCGATGCGGCTGACGTCCAGAAGGTCGTCGATCAGGCGCGCCATGTGGCTCACCTGGCGGTCCACGATCACGCTCACGCGGCCCAGGCGTGGCTCGGCCAGGTCCAGCCGCTTGAGGATCTCCACGGCGTTGCGCACGGGCGCCAGCGGATTGCGCAGCTCGTGCGCCAGCACCGCGATGAATTCGTCCTTGCGGCGGTCGGCTTCGCGCAGCTGCTGCTCGGCGCGGCGCTGCGCGTCGACGTCGGTGTTGGTGCCGAACCAGGCCACGATGCGGCCGGCATGGTCGCGCAGCGGGAACGCGTGCGACAGGAACCAGCGGTACTGCCCGTCGGCGCCGCGCAGCGGGAAGGTGTCCTCCCACGGCTCGCCGCTGGCCATGTGGCGGCGGAACTTGGTGAGCACGCGCTCGACGTGCTCGGGATGGTGCGCCCACTGCCAGCCCCAGGACTTCATCTGCTGCAGGTCCGTGCCGGTGTACTCGAACCAGCGGCGGTTGTACCAGGTGATGTAGCCGGTGGCGTCGGTCATCCACGCCAGCTGCGCGATGTTGTCGGCCAGGCTCTGGAACATCGCCGCGTTGGCACGCGTGGCCAGCTCCGCTTCCTTCTGCGCCGAGATGTCGAGGACGAAAGCCACGCCTTCGTCCTCGCCCGTCAACGCCGCGCCCACCAGCACCCACACGCGGCTGCCGTCGGGGCGGACGTACTGCTTTTCCATCGGCGGCACGCGCCCTTCGGTGCGCAGCCGCTGCAGCGCCGCCCGGTCCTGGGGCGCGAACTCGGGCGGCGTGAGGGCGTCCAGCCACAGGCCGTCCACGGTGAACTCCTCGCGGGTGCGGCCCCAGATGCGCAGCACTTCGTCATTGGCTTCGACAACGCGGCGATCCGTGCGCCAGAACACGATGCCCAGCAGGTTGGTCTCGAACAGCTGCTGCAGCTGCGCGCGGCTGTGGCGCAGGTCGGCTTCGGCGGTGCGGGAGGTGTGCAGCGCGTCCTGCAGGCGGCGCTCGCGCAGTTCGAGTTCGTTGCGCGCCTGTTGCAGCTGCTCGTGGTCACGCTGCAGCCGGCGCAAGGCGGCGTGGCGCGTGGCGATCAGCCAGGTGGACAGGCCGCCCATCAGCAGGAACAGCGCGAGCCTGATCCAGTCGGTGGCCTGCGCCGGCAGCAGCGACCAGCGCGGCGGAACGAACAGCAGCTGTCCCAGCACCGCGCCAATGAGCAAGGCGACAAAACCCGGGCCGCCGCCGCCGTACCAGGCCGCGAGCACCGGCGGGATCAGCAGCAGGATGAAGGGCGCCTGGCCGTGCAGCCACGGCTGCAGCGCCTCGCGCAGCATGGCGGCGAGCAGGCAGAGCACGGCCGCCACTGCGTAGCCGCGCCACTCCTGCCCGGTCGAACTGCTGCCTTGCATCGCTGGGCAATCTACGCAGCCGTCGGCTTGGCGGGCGTGGCAGTGCGGTAACTTTGCCCGCCAGCTATTTCCCATCCGCCTGCCGGCGCAGTCGCACGCCGCTGGCGCGGCAATAATCCGCACGACACAACCGTTGGAGGTGGCCATGGCGATGCTGGTACTGGGATTGGTGCTCTTCCTGGGCGTGCACTCGACGCGCATCGTCGCCGACGGCTGGCGCACGCGCACGATCGCACGGATGGGCCCTGGCGCCTGGAAGGGCCTGTACACCTTGGCGTCGCTGGTCGGCTTCGCGCTGATCGTGTGGGGCTACGGGCTGGCTCGGCAGCAGCCGGTCGCGCTGTGGTACCCGCCGCGCGGCATGAACCACGCGGCCGCACTGCTGATGGTCATCTCGTTCGTGTTCCTGGTCGCTGCCTACGTGCCCGGCAACGCGTTCAAGGCCAGGCTGCACCACCCGATGGTGATCGGCGTGAAGGTGTGGGCCTTCGCGCACCTGCTGGCCAACGGCAACGTCGCCGACGTGGTGCTGTTCGGCAGCTTCCTGGTGTGGGCGATCGTGGACTTCGCGTCCGCGCGCCGGCGCGATCGCGCGGCCGGTGTCACGTATCCGCCCGGCCGCACGCAACCGACGGTGATCGCGGCGCTGGTGGGCCTGGTGGCCTGGGCCGTGTTTGCGTTCTGGGGCCATACGTTCCTGATCGGGGTCAGCCCGCTGGGGGTTTGAGGAGGCGGCGCGGCGCGCGCCCCGACCTTTGTCATTGCGGCCTCATGACGGCCACGCGTGACCGGGACTTTGTCATGGCGGGCTCGACCCGCAATCCACACGAAGCCACGCTAGCGGCGCACCAGCATGGACGCCGGAATGACAACTGCGGCGCCTCTTCGCCTGTTGCGCCTGCTTGCGCTGCGACACAAGGGCACACGCGCGCCCGCCGTCGTCCGACACCAAGGACGAGCACGCGCTTCGCAGAATGCATCGCAACCAGGCAAGACAGGGAGAACCTCCATGGAAGAAGCGAAGCGCGCACGGCCGCTTGCGGTCGTGACCGGCGCGTCGTCCGGCATCGGCTACCACCTCGCGGTGCTGGCCGCGCGGCACGGGTACGACCTCGTGCTCGCGGCCGACACGCCACTGCAGCAGGCGGTGCTCGATTGCCAGGCGGAAGGCGCGGTGCGCGTCGACGCGTGCGAAGTCGAGCTGGCGAGCAAGCAGGGTGTCGATGAACTGCTGTCGAAGTTGCAAGGCCGCGAGATCGATGCGCTGCTGGCCAATGCGGGCCACGGACTGGCCGGTGCGTTCCTCGACCAGGCGTTCGACGAAGTGCAGCACGTGATCGACACCAACGTCACCGGCACGATCTACCTGATCCAGCAGGTGGCGCGCGGCATGGTGGCCCGCAAGCAGGGGCGCATCCTCGTCACCGGATCGATCGCGGGCTTCCAGCCGGGGTCGTTCCACGCGGTCTACAACGGCAGCAAGGCGTTCGTCGACTCGTTCGCGCACGCGCTGCGCAACGAGCTGAAGGGCACCGGCGTCACGGTGAGCCTGCTGATGCCGGGACCGACCGACACCGAGTTCTTCGAGCGCTCCGGGCTGACCGCCGCGGAGACCAAGGTCGGTGTCGACATGAAGAAGGACGACCCGGCGATGGTCGCGCGCGTCGGCTTCGACGCGATGCTCAAGGGCGAAGCCGACGTCGTCGCCGGCTGGAAGAGCAAGATGCAGGTGATCGCGTCGAAGGTCCTGCCCGCGCAGGCCGTCGCCGAGACGCACCGCAAGCTCGCGCAGCCCGGCAGCGCGAAGCACAACCACCCCGAGCACGAGGAAGTGCACCCGATCGGGCCCCATGGCCAGCATGACGAAGGAGACAAGTGATGACCAAGAAGCAGGATCACATCCGGTCCGAGCAGAGCCGCGACAAGCATCCCGAGCGGATCCAGAAGGGCACCGGCGCGGACAAGACGGTGCGCAGCCAGGCCAAGGGCAACACGGCCGACCACCAGCAGCCCGGCTCGCCCAAGGTCCAGAACGACCGCAACAAGATGGGCAACAAGGAAGCGACGCAGACCAACCAGGGCCAGCGCTCGCCGCAGGCGCGGCATGACCGGCAGAACCAGGCCGGCTCGAGCAACCAAGTGGAGATGCGCACCGGCGGCAAGGGCGGCGGGCGTTCGCCGCGCGGGGCGGGCTGACGGCTCTTTGTCATTCCGGCGCAAGCCGGAATCCATGCGGGCGTTCGCCCCTTCGTGTGGATTGCGGGTCAAGCCCGCAATGACAATCCCGGGCGGGGCATGACGAAGGTCACGCCTTCGCCAGCGCCGCCTCCAGGTTCGCCAGCATCTTCGACCACCCGTCCTCGGTGCGCTGGCGCACCTCGGGGTCCTTGAACCACGGCCCGAGGTCGTGGCGCAGCGTGAGCTCACAGCCATCGCCTTGCGGCTCGATGTCGAGGATCACCGTGGTCTCGTGGCCGCCGAACTGCGGCAGCCAGAATGTGAACGCGATGCGCCGCGGCCGGTCCAGCTGCAGGTAGCGGCCTTCGTGCCGCATGTCCATCGCGCTGTCGCCATCCACCGGCCGGTGGTCGACGACGACGAAGTGGCCGTTGACGCCCGGATCGATCTCGCACGTCGTCACTTCACCCGTCGGCGGGGTGGCGAACAGGAAGTGGCGCGCGACGTCCGGGTCGAGCCACGCGTCGTAGATCGTCTCGGCGGTGCACGCGTACGCGCGCTGCACGCGCAGGATGGTGGAAATCGAGCTCATGGCCCGGTTATCGCCGCGGGGCCAGCGTGGCGTCAAGCTGAGCCAACGGCTCCGTCATTCCCGCGGAGGCGGGAATCCACCGCTCCGGCCTTCCTGACGAATCAGAACCGCGACTCGGGCAGCTCGATCTTCACTTCGAGCACTTCCAGATTGTCGTGCCGATCCAGCTGCACCTTGATGTCGCGCTGGTCGATCTTGATGTACTTGCTGATCACCGCGACCAGGTCGCGTTGCAGCGCGGGCAGGTAGTCGGGCTCGGCGGCATTGCGACCCGAGCGCTCGTGCGCCAGGATGATCTGCAGCCGCTCCTTGGCGACGCTGGCCGTCTTCTTCTTTTCCCCGAGCAGGAACGAGAGCAGCGAGGCCATGGTCAGCGCCCCCCGAACAGCCGCTTGAGGAAGCCCTGCTTCTGCGCGTCGACGAAGCGCAGCGGCTTGTCGGCGCCCAGGAAGCGATCCACCACGTCCTTGTACGCCTCGGACACGTCGGTGCCCTTCAGGTGCACGGCCGGCGTGCCCTGGTTGCTGGCCTGCAGCACGTTTTCGCTCTCGGGGATCACGCCGATCAGCGGGATGCGAAGGATGTCCTCGATGTCCTGCAGCGAAAGCATCTGGCCCTGGTCGACGCGGTTCGGGTTGTAGCGGGTGACCAGCAGGTGTTCCTTGACCGGGTCCTTGCCTTCGATCGCGCGCTTGGTCTTGGACGACAGCATGCCCAGGATGCGGTCGGAGTCACGCACCGACGACACCTCCGGGTTGGTCACCAGCAGCGCCTCGTCGGCGAAGTGCATCGCCATCAGCGCACCGGTCTCGATGCCCGCGGGCGAGTCGCACACGATGTACTCGAAGCCCATCGTCGCCAGGTCGTTCAGGACTTTCTCGACGC includes the following:
- a CDS encoding transglutaminase-like domain-containing protein translates to MRPTLSRRALVQAASASLVAGALPSLHAQEAARRFAPQPSGWRTFDVVTTVTLRQPKGESLVWVPVPSLDTPWQRTRDVSWTSNGGDVKLGADGQTGAKVLVARFDKTTPEPSVVLTSRVETQDRAVDWQSRDAGPAADPADLRRWLEPSELITTDGIVRKIAKQIVLGSRNDREKVQRIYDWVIVSTYREPKVKGCGEGDIKAMLETGNLSGKCADINALFVGLCRAAGVPARDIYGVRLVPSQFGYRELGANPASLKGAQHCRAEVYLQAHGWVAMDPADVTKVMRQETAEWIKDAGHPVVTPVRKALFGSWEGNWMGYNTASDIALPGAKRGKLGFFMYPQAESGGAARDPYDPDSFAYQITAREIKA
- a CDS encoding ATP-binding protein → MQGSSSTGQEWRGYAVAAVLCLLAAMLREALQPWLHGQAPFILLLIPPVLAAWYGGGGPGFVALLIGAVLGQLLFVPPRWSLLPAQATDWIRLALFLLMGGLSTWLIATRHAALRRLQRDHEQLQQARNELELRERRLQDALHTSRTAEADLRHSRAQLQQLFETNLLGIVFWRTDRRVVEANDEVLRIWGRTREEFTVDGLWLDALTPPEFAPQDRAALQRLRTEGRVPPMEKQYVRPDGSRVWVLVGAALTGEDEGVAFVLDISAQKEAELATRANAAMFQSLADNIAQLAWMTDATGYITWYNRRWFEYTGTDLQQMKSWGWQWAHHPEHVERVLTKFRRHMASGEPWEDTFPLRGADGQYRWFLSHAFPLRDHAGRIVAWFGTNTDVDAQRRAEQQLREADRRKDEFIAVLAHELRNPLAPVRNAVEILKRLDLAEPRLGRVSVIVDRQVSHMARLIDDLLDVSRIARGKLTLRKEPCDLSDIVCNTADDYRATLAAAQQQLHVTGCDEATWVEGDPVRIAQMVGNLLTNAARFSNGPGQVRVECSADRATNTVRIGVSDTGIGIEPELLVRLFDPFAQAAQDIARSKGGLGLGLALTKGLVELHGGGVLAESDGSGRGARFTITLPLARAERASRPAPLGRAGSEPLRILVIEDNQDAANTLGELLQLGGHEVQLAYDGASGIDLARRLRPDVVISDIGLPGTLSGYDVGRALRAESDLDGVYLIALSGYADHVARGRAAEAGFDTHLAKPPDIGALETALVAVKARSAA
- a CDS encoding NnrU family protein produces the protein MAMLVLGLVLFLGVHSTRIVADGWRTRTIARMGPGAWKGLYTLASLVGFALIVWGYGLARQQPVALWYPPRGMNHAAALLMVISFVFLVAAYVPGNAFKARLHHPMVIGVKVWAFAHLLANGNVADVVLFGSFLVWAIVDFASARRRDRAAGVTYPPGRTQPTVIAALVGLVAWAVFAFWGHTFLIGVSPLGV
- a CDS encoding SDR family NAD(P)-dependent oxidoreductase — its product is MEEAKRARPLAVVTGASSGIGYHLAVLAARHGYDLVLAADTPLQQAVLDCQAEGAVRVDACEVELASKQGVDELLSKLQGREIDALLANAGHGLAGAFLDQAFDEVQHVIDTNVTGTIYLIQQVARGMVARKQGRILVTGSIAGFQPGSFHAVYNGSKAFVDSFAHALRNELKGTGVTVSLLMPGPTDTEFFERSGLTAAETKVGVDMKKDDPAMVARVGFDAMLKGEADVVAGWKSKMQVIASKVLPAQAVAETHRKLAQPGSAKHNHPEHEEVHPIGPHGQHDEGDK
- a CDS encoding SRPBCC family protein — encoded protein: MSSISTILRVQRAYACTAETIYDAWLDPDVARHFLFATPPTGEVTTCEIDPGVNGHFVVVDHRPVDGDSAMDMRHEGRYLQLDRPRRIAFTFWLPQFGGHETTVILDIEPQGDGCELTLRHDLGPWFKDPEVRQRTEDGWSKMLANLEAALAKA
- the minE gene encoding cell division topological specificity factor MinE — translated: MASLLSFLLGEKKKTASVAKERLQIILAHERSGRNAAEPDYLPALQRDLVAVISKYIKIDQRDIKVQLDRHDNLEVLEVKIELPESRF
- the minD gene encoding septum site-determining protein MinD — encoded protein: MAKIIVVTSGKGGVGKTTTSASFASGLALAGHKTAVIDFDVGLRNLDLIMGCERRVVYDFVNVIHGEATLNQALIKDKQCDNLFVLAASQTRDKEALTKEGVEKVLNDLATMGFEYIVCDSPAGIETGALMAMHFADEALLVTNPEVSSVRDSDRILGMLSSKTKRAIEGKDPVKEHLLVTRYNPNRVDQGQMLSLQDIEDILRIPLIGVIPESENVLQASNQGTPAVHLKGTDVSEAYKDVVDRFLGADKPLRFVDAQKQGFLKRLFGGR